In a single window of the Candidatus Thermokryptus mobilis genome:
- a CDS encoding 6-bladed beta-propeller, producing the protein MRKKILISVAIVVFVFAVFLVYKVLSKRDLGIEVGQKRMELKQEIEISSDEFGYIADIQVDSRGRIYICDGMNNTIHLYDGDGKFLGKIGKAGEGPGEFKMLNGIIIGENDTVYAIPFFLQKNGDFLLTYREYYTTVDYMKPKYMYLFQVDRNGQTGQNPLLKVLAPQVLVFGEGRSFSLIGGIPFGEKTIWRSDSKGNIYFANSSVLGINSLGFDGEQKNLFSYEVDKIKITKKKWLKLFRGDENRYLKLNKSLTPVPKFLPVIGDFIVDSKGRFWIVRDIGKDDYDYICMVFDDKGSKISQFDIHDNVSLKLCSGDYVYAVKKDELDVQSVVKYRVIEK; encoded by the coding sequence ATGAGGAAAAAAATTCTTATTTCTGTTGCGATTGTTGTCTTTGTTTTTGCTGTTTTTTTGGTTTATAAAGTTTTGAGCAAGCGAGACCTGGGTATAGAAGTTGGGCAGAAAAGGATGGAGTTAAAACAGGAAATTGAAATTTCAAGCGATGAGTTCGGGTATATCGCGGATATACAGGTAGATAGTCGCGGTAGAATTTATATTTGCGATGGAATGAACAACACAATTCATTTATATGATGGAGATGGGAAATTCCTTGGGAAAATAGGAAAAGCGGGAGAAGGTCCTGGGGAGTTTAAAATGTTGAACGGAATAATAATTGGGGAAAACGACACTGTTTATGCCATACCTTTCTTCTTGCAAAAGAATGGAGATTTCCTACTTACATATCGTGAATACTACACCACGGTGGATTATATGAAGCCAAAATATATGTATTTATTTCAAGTTGATAGAAATGGTCAAACAGGTCAAAATCCATTATTGAAAGTTCTGGCACCGCAAGTTTTGGTTTTCGGAGAAGGCAGGTCATTCTCGCTCATTGGAGGAATTCCTTTTGGTGAGAAGACAATTTGGAGGTCTGATTCAAAGGGCAACATTTACTTTGCTAACAGTAGTGTTCTTGGGATTAATTCTCTGGGTTTTGATGGGGAACAGAAAAATTTATTTAGTTATGAGGTTGATAAAATCAAAATAACGAAGAAGAAATGGCTCAAACTTTTCAGGGGGGATGAAAATAGATATCTAAAACTTAACAAGTCGTTAACTCCAGTCCCAAAATTTCTACCTGTGATAGGGGATTTTATAGTTGATTCAAAAGGAAGGTTTTGGATTGTGAGGGATATTGGCAAAGATGATTATGATTATATCTGTATGGTTTTTGATGATAAAGGGAGCAAGATAAGTCAATTTGACATCCATGATAATGTTTCATTAAAGTTATGCTCTGGGGATTATGTTTACGCTGTAAAAAAGGACGAGCTTGATGTCCAATCGGTTGTGAAATATAGGGTAATTGAAAAATAA
- the cysS gene encoding cysteine--tRNA ligase — translation MALKVYNSLTRRKEEFKPEIEGFVRMYVCGPTVYAHSHLGHAKSYVSFDVIVRYLRYLGYKVRYVQNITDVGHLTDNADQGEDKIIAQARKERLEPMELVEIYMRSYFEDMDRLGNLRPDISPRATGHIPEQIELIEILLSKGFAYEVNGSVYFDVMKFPEYGKLSGKKIEDLIAGARVEVRSEKKNPLDFALWKRAEPGHIMRWRSPWGIGYPGWHIECSAMSMKYLGETFDIHGGGIENQFPHHDSEIAQSEAATGKQFVRYWLHNNMVTVNGVKMSKSLGNVVTLKDAFKKHHPLAIRFFILSSHYRSPVDYSDEALDSAEKGLEKLHNTVKLLRYEISKSQPGRKHEINLDEYKRRFIEAMDDDFNTPVAISVLFDLSREVNQILNSNEVYSSESLKEIDDFYRDFGGKILGLIPDEFEEKKISVGVESKLIEILLEIRARARAEKNWELADRIRNELKNLGIILEDKKDGTTIWRFAEL, via the coding sequence ATGGCTCTTAAAGTTTATAACTCGTTGACAAGGAGAAAGGAGGAATTTAAACCTGAGATTGAGGGGTTTGTCAGGATGTATGTTTGTGGTCCAACCGTTTATGCGCATTCCCATCTTGGGCATGCTAAAAGTTATGTTTCCTTTGATGTAATTGTGAGATATTTGAGATATCTGGGCTATAAAGTTAGATATGTTCAAAATATAACCGATGTTGGACATTTGACGGACAATGCTGATCAAGGTGAGGACAAAATTATAGCTCAGGCAAGAAAAGAACGCCTTGAGCCGATGGAACTTGTTGAGATTTATATGAGAAGTTATTTTGAAGATATGGATCGGCTTGGGAACTTAAGACCTGATATTTCCCCGAGGGCAACAGGGCATATACCTGAACAGATTGAATTAATTGAAATTCTTCTATCAAAGGGATTTGCTTATGAAGTTAATGGTTCAGTTTATTTTGATGTGATGAAATTTCCTGAGTATGGAAAGCTCTCCGGTAAAAAGATTGAGGATTTAATAGCTGGTGCGAGGGTTGAAGTTAGAAGCGAAAAGAAAAATCCGCTTGATTTTGCTCTTTGGAAAAGGGCTGAACCAGGTCATATAATGAGATGGAGAAGTCCTTGGGGGATCGGATACCCGGGGTGGCATATAGAATGCTCAGCGATGAGCATGAAGTATCTCGGTGAAACCTTTGATATTCACGGTGGTGGTATAGAGAATCAATTTCCGCATCATGACTCTGAGATAGCTCAAAGTGAAGCAGCGACGGGAAAGCAGTTCGTCAGATATTGGTTGCATAACAATATGGTCACTGTAAACGGTGTGAAAATGAGCAAATCGCTTGGAAATGTTGTGACTTTGAAAGACGCATTTAAAAAGCATCATCCCCTTGCGATAAGATTTTTCATACTTTCAAGCCATTACCGAAGTCCTGTTGATTACAGTGATGAGGCGCTTGACTCCGCAGAAAAAGGACTTGAAAAACTTCACAATACAGTTAAACTTCTCAGATATGAAATTTCTAAATCTCAACCCGGTAGAAAGCATGAAATAAATCTTGACGAATATAAGCGTAGGTTCATTGAGGCAATGGACGATGATTTTAACACGCCAGTTGCAATATCTGTTCTATTTGATCTTTCAAGGGAAGTCAATCAGATTTTGAATTCAAATGAAGTTTATTCTTCTGAATCGTTAAAAGAAATTGACGACTTTTATAGAGATTTCGGTGGAAAGATACTTGGATTGATCCCAGATGAATTTGAAGAGAAGAAAATCAGTGTTGGGGTTGAAAGTAAGTTGATTGAAATTTTACTTGAAATAAGAGCAAGGGCTAGAGCTGAAAAAAATTGGGAGCTTGCTGATCGGATAAGGAATGAACTTAAAAATTTAGGTATTATACTTGAAGATAAAAAGGACGGGACAACCATCTGGCGATTTGCAGAATTATAG
- a CDS encoding efflux RND transporter periplasmic adaptor subunit — MLFLIAGIIFWGGGEETNVTIQNVEPGEIFFPVKVDVARKGDLIQWVNTSGVAKPIQEVDIISRVGGQVVLLNVHNGKFINKDDLIFKIDDTEYKIALKQAEYNLLDARVEYNLMKFGSVPGGADVGRFKKEIDSLKKVYEEMKKKYEMGLVGEGDFERVKRDYEALLVYSDVNREDVIANKSGLNRALIEYERAKLNLEYTQIKAPFSGYIADCDINVGSYVSPGQKCMKLIDISFVKIVVEVTETQLAKIKTGNIAEVELVAYPGEIFRGRVVEVNPYIDVERRVGKVVVLIENIGEKIKPGMFANVRIQGDIYRDVLLVPKKAVVMRDNRPVVFVYQGVDEDNGLSKWFYVELGRENEQFYEIKSGINPGDTIIVEGNYNLAHDSRVKVSR, encoded by the coding sequence TTGCTTTTTTTAATTGCTGGGATAATTTTTTGGGGCGGTGGAGAGGAAACGAATGTGACAATTCAAAATGTAGAGCCAGGCGAGATATTTTTCCCTGTTAAAGTTGATGTTGCGAGAAAAGGGGATTTGATACAGTGGGTTAACACGAGCGGTGTGGCGAAACCGATACAAGAAGTTGATATAATATCACGGGTTGGCGGACAAGTTGTGCTTTTAAATGTCCATAACGGAAAATTTATAAACAAAGATGATTTGATCTTCAAAATTGACGATACGGAGTATAAAATAGCCCTGAAACAGGCAGAATATAATCTCCTTGACGCAAGGGTGGAATATAACTTGATGAAGTTTGGTTCCGTCCCAGGCGGAGCTGATGTGGGGAGGTTTAAGAAGGAAATTGACAGTTTGAAGAAAGTTTATGAGGAGATGAAAAAGAAATATGAAATGGGACTTGTTGGCGAGGGTGATTTTGAAAGGGTTAAAAGGGATTATGAAGCATTGCTCGTTTATAGCGATGTTAATCGTGAAGATGTCATAGCGAATAAAAGTGGTTTGAATAGAGCTTTGATTGAGTATGAAAGGGCGAAGTTAAATCTTGAATATACTCAAATAAAGGCGCCATTTTCTGGTTATATAGCTGACTGCGATATAAATGTCGGAAGTTATGTTAGCCCTGGGCAGAAGTGTATGAAACTTATTGATATATCTTTTGTGAAGATAGTCGTAGAGGTTACTGAAACACAATTGGCGAAAATTAAAACCGGTAATATCGCCGAGGTTGAACTTGTGGCTTATCCAGGGGAAATTTTCAGAGGGAGGGTTGTTGAAGTGAATCCATATATTGATGTTGAAAGAAGGGTTGGCAAAGTTGTCGTCCTTATTGAGAACATCGGGGAAAAGATAAAACCGGGGATGTTTGCAAATGTGAGGATTCAGGGAGATATCTACAGAGATGTTTTACTTGTCCCTAAAAAAGCAGTCGTGATGAGAGATAATCGTCCAGTTGTATTTGTATATCAAGGTGTGGATGAAGATAATGGTCTTTCAAAATGGTTTTATGTTGAGCTCGGTCGTGAAAATGAACAATTTTACGAAATAAAAAGCGGTATAAATCCCGGGGATACGATTATAGTTGAGGGGAATTACAATTTGGCACATGATTCAAGGGTTAAGGTTTCAAGGTGA
- a CDS encoding helix-turn-helix transcriptional regulator — protein sequence MTLGEALKLYRLKNNLLQKQMAYLLGISKEYYCKIENDKIIPGRKLIQKITKLTGIKLNFRIVVKR from the coding sequence ATGACCCTCGGGGAAGCCCTGAAACTATACCGACTCAAAAACAACCTCCTTCAAAAACAAATGGCTTATTTGCTCGGAATCTCAAAAGAATACTACTGCAAAATTGAAAATGATAAAATCATTCCAGGAAGAAAACTAATTCAAAAAATAACAAAATTAACTGGAATTAAATTAAACTTCCGAATTGTAGTAAAAAGATGA
- a CDS encoding efflux RND transporter permease subunit has translation MLERILRRPVTVLMFYFAVLVLMIFSLTRLPIEITPDVDFPRLNVVTQWYGASPEIIERFVTMRIEEVATTVTGVKKVSSWTREGTSWVEVEFQKGVDIDLARLELSEKISTVYKTLPQGVSYPQIQKFVPQEFQELQGFMSFSVYADADIYKIQKIIDETIKPALLGIKGVANVRTIGEVKREILILVDENKVKSYRLNMVELIRALNENQIFKLVGYADVNNVRHFVYSGDYFNSVDDVKEMKVGVGEGRYLKLSELAVVVDTIAEQRSFARINGKPTLTIEIDKEPGINMLKVARQVDELIDNLKEIAKSRYGVKVEIDKIYDRSKDIRAEISELGNKALISALFIVLILVLFLRNVVSSFVIFLSVVFSIAGAIVFLYASGIGLNIMSLSAIALSFGIVIDNSVVVFENIQRRFEEMGKLDFDLIFESVQEMKLPVISASLTTVGALVPVFLLPENLKPYFIHFSLTAGFVILFSLFVSLTFIPIISQKILIKSGFKGKVKFFDVILNVYRKILLWNIRHRRLIVIILIWLFGFPIWLLPEKIEVKKENLSLRVFDKKVSIAGFVKLYNEIFGSDLYSKIKPYVDHGLGGVSHLFFKYVYKGELWKWGGETYIVVNIWAPQGTEISRVDELVRKIEDNLLRNLGLIRKFTSRITDRFATIRVEFDDKVAMTSVPYIIKENLISICAQTSGFTTSVYGFGPGFFSGGDIAPSFTIQILGYNYDVVKQIAQNISEILSQNPRVADIELDRLPWKAKEYEVVAYIDREKVSRYGVDVSDLIYFIAGKLRVSVENLNLRLQNEDVKLKIAISGSGRNLKDVDVRELLEASLVVKGKSVKLSDVLRIELVPTMPEIRRENQQYTRYITFNFRGPYHYGYKFTDAVIKSVKVPPGYEIKRPDYFFIIGEKERIPLILIAFVSVSLVFMVTASLYESLRKPFVIILSVPMSLIGLFLVFYIFDVNFGRGGYAGLILLIGLSVNNGIILVDKISKAVESKNVKTNEPSYDEVIAQASMQRVRPILITNLTTIAGFVPFIFTKNVYSLWYPFSVAVSGGLLFSMFIVLLFVPSLYKIIAK, from the coding sequence ATGCTTGAGAGGATTTTGAGAAGACCGGTTACTGTTTTGATGTTCTATTTTGCCGTTCTCGTTTTGATGATATTTTCTTTGACACGCCTTCCTATTGAGATAACCCCTGATGTTGATTTTCCGCGGTTAAATGTCGTGACGCAGTGGTATGGGGCATCTCCAGAAATTATAGAGAGGTTTGTTACGATGAGGATTGAGGAGGTAGCGACGACGGTAACAGGTGTAAAGAAGGTTTCATCTTGGACGAGGGAGGGGACATCTTGGGTTGAAGTTGAGTTTCAAAAGGGTGTGGATATTGACCTCGCACGGCTTGAGCTTTCGGAGAAAATTTCAACTGTATACAAAACACTCCCGCAAGGGGTAAGTTATCCTCAGATTCAAAAGTTTGTCCCGCAGGAATTTCAAGAACTTCAGGGGTTTATGAGTTTCAGTGTTTATGCGGATGCTGATATTTACAAAATTCAGAAGATAATAGATGAAACGATAAAACCGGCTCTTCTGGGGATAAAAGGCGTAGCTAATGTCAGAACGATAGGCGAGGTTAAAAGGGAGATTTTGATTCTTGTAGATGAGAACAAGGTTAAAAGTTACAGATTGAACATGGTTGAATTAATCCGTGCGCTTAATGAAAATCAGATTTTTAAATTGGTTGGGTATGCCGATGTGAACAATGTCAGGCATTTCGTTTATTCGGGCGATTATTTTAACAGTGTTGATGATGTAAAGGAAATGAAAGTCGGAGTTGGTGAGGGTAGATATTTGAAGCTTTCTGAATTAGCAGTTGTGGTTGATACGATAGCTGAGCAAAGAAGTTTTGCGAGGATAAATGGTAAACCGACGCTTACAATTGAGATTGATAAGGAGCCGGGTATAAATATGTTAAAGGTTGCCCGACAGGTTGATGAGTTGATTGATAATTTAAAGGAGATCGCGAAATCTCGTTATGGTGTTAAAGTTGAAATTGATAAGATATATGACAGGAGCAAAGATATAAGGGCGGAGATAAGCGAATTGGGAAACAAGGCATTGATTTCGGCTTTGTTTATAGTGTTGATACTTGTCCTATTTTTAAGAAATGTTGTTTCATCTTTCGTGATTTTCCTGTCGGTTGTATTTTCTATTGCTGGTGCTATTGTATTTTTATACGCAAGTGGTATTGGTTTAAATATAATGAGTTTATCTGCGATCGCTTTGTCGTTTGGGATAGTGATTGATAACAGTGTGGTTGTGTTTGAGAACATTCAAAGGCGTTTTGAGGAGATGGGCAAGCTTGATTTTGATTTGATTTTTGAATCCGTTCAAGAGATGAAACTGCCTGTTATTTCTGCCTCTTTGACAACAGTTGGTGCGCTTGTCCCAGTGTTTCTTTTGCCGGAAAATTTAAAGCCATACTTCATTCATTTTTCATTGACTGCTGGGTTTGTGATTCTTTTTTCACTTTTCGTCTCTTTAACATTCATTCCCATCATTTCACAGAAAATTTTGATAAAGAGCGGGTTTAAGGGGAAGGTTAAGTTTTTTGATGTGATTTTAAATGTGTATAGGAAGATTTTGCTTTGGAATATCAGGCATCGGCGACTCATAGTTATTATTTTAATATGGTTGTTTGGTTTTCCGATATGGTTATTGCCCGAGAAGATTGAGGTTAAAAAGGAAAATTTAAGTTTAAGGGTATTTGATAAAAAGGTTTCAATCGCTGGGTTTGTTAAACTTTACAATGAAATTTTCGGTAGCGATCTTTATTCAAAGATAAAGCCCTATGTTGACCATGGGCTTGGTGGAGTTTCGCATCTATTTTTCAAGTATGTCTACAAGGGGGAGCTTTGGAAATGGGGTGGGGAAACGTATATAGTTGTGAACATCTGGGCTCCGCAGGGAACTGAGATATCAAGGGTTGATGAACTTGTTAGAAAAATTGAAGATAATCTCTTGAGAAATCTTGGCTTGATCAGGAAATTCACTTCAAGGATAACTGATAGATTTGCCACAATAAGGGTTGAATTTGATGATAAAGTTGCTATGACATCCGTCCCGTATATAATCAAGGAAAATTTAATCTCAATATGTGCTCAAACAAGCGGTTTTACGACATCTGTTTATGGATTTGGTCCTGGATTTTTCTCCGGCGGAGACATCGCACCGAGTTTTACAATTCAAATTCTCGGATATAATTACGATGTGGTGAAGCAAATTGCGCAAAACATCAGTGAAATTTTATCTCAAAACCCAAGGGTTGCCGACATTGAACTTGATAGGTTGCCTTGGAAAGCGAAGGAATATGAAGTTGTTGCATATATTGACAGGGAAAAAGTGAGTAGATATGGAGTTGATGTTAGTGATTTGATTTATTTCATTGCTGGCAAATTGAGGGTTTCGGTTGAGAATTTAAATTTGCGACTTCAAAATGAAGATGTGAAATTAAAAATCGCAATTTCTGGGTCGGGAAGAAACTTAAAAGATGTTGATGTGAGGGAGCTCCTTGAGGCAAGTTTAGTGGTCAAAGGGAAAAGCGTCAAGCTTTCCGATGTTCTGAGGATTGAACTTGTTCCAACTATGCCTGAGATAAGGCGCGAGAATCAGCAATACACAAGATATATAACTTTTAATTTCAGGGGTCCGTATCATTACGGCTATAAATTTACGGATGCTGTGATAAAGAGCGTAAAAGTCCCGCCAGGTTATGAAATTAAAAGACCGGATTATTTCTTCATCATCGGGGAGAAAGAGAGGATACCGTTAATTTTAATCGCCTTTGTTTCTGTTTCGCTTGTCTTTATGGTAACAGCATCTTTATATGAATCGCTGCGAAAACCGTTCGTCATAATTCTTTCCGTTCCGATGTCTTTGATAGGTTTATTCCTTGTCTTTTACATCTTTGATGTCAATTTCGGTAGGGGTGGATATGCTGGTCTTATTCTTTTGATAGGGCTTTCGGTTAACAACGGGATAATTCTTGTTGATAAAATTTCAAAAGCGGTGGAAAGCAAAAATGTTAAAACTAATGAGCCGAGTTATGATGAAGTTATTGCTCAAGCGTCCATGCAGAGGGTTAGACCAATTTTAATAACGAATTTGACCACGATAGCTGGTTTCGTTCCTTTTATATTCACAAAGAATGTTTATTCGCTTTGGTATCCTTTTTCTGTGGCTGTTTCGGGTGGGCTTCTCTTTTCAATGTTCATCGTTTTGCTGTTTGTTCCATCTCTTTATAAAATAATTGCAAAATAA
- a CDS encoding efflux RND transporter permease subunit has translation MSLTEVSVNRPVTVAMFFIGIAVIGVIALSYISVDYLPSVQIPELLVQTIYVGASPEEVERQISEPIESILNTVKGVKRVISISREGLSLVRLQFYWGTDIDYAMLEVREKLDAIRGSLPEDAQRPTIVKIDPSSESIMTIALTYTYGVMGKGDIASLKEFAQALVKRRLEQIEGVSQAVVAGGYDREVHILVDISKMRSFNLTLEDISNALKSSNLSLVGGTIKQGVFRYPFRVASEFRDLKDIENVIIKTGWDKGVRLSDIAGVRFDFVERQGLTRLNGSEAILIFVKKEAGANSINVSRKVRDVVDELARDYPDVKIEIIFDQAEFIRKSISDIEQAIFWGALFAFLSLFIFLRDFRYPLIIGIATPFSILATVVMMYLSGINFNIISLTGLALGIGMIGDNAVIIVENFTRLRERGLSVREAVLKGAKEINLAVSAATFTNVAIFLPVVLVKGVAQKLFLDMGLTMTFSLLSSLLVAVMLVPGILSRLKEEDINKSVKLTFFKRFYTGLMDSYIAFLKWSLRNRSVIILATVLLILISLGVALLIRAEQAPDIDQSRFTVEVNMPYGSTLEAVSSAVEMIEKQLLNMKEVSAVVSDIGISSQEDYFSILFASLNKAKIYVKVKPEFSVDYVMKKVRQDMIGSGLFKKFEAIGAEVVFQRRTTTFERILQSAESDIAIKIVSKQVGVASLDSAILVARKVAEKIKNIGGVSDVRIIPEPGNPQIKILVDKDEIAKYGFNNSQILSEIESYLKGKVATYFNTFSDRIPIRVIANKSDNEDVLISLLNYSLKMDRGNYVASIPVRSIVKVGRERGLSEIYRENGNRAVVVLASASGKNILNLSGEIGKILNDVEKSHPSFSVKLGGKIEEIYESYRGLLIIILLSIFLVYMILASEYESIVYPLVILITSPLALVGAFITMYLAGQSYNVMSIVGLVIMLGAIDNDAVIAVDLMISNRRSGMNLEDAILDGMTKRFRPIVMTTLTTILGIIPLVVGFGKGLELAVAISYPVIGGLIASTLFTLFVIPVVYSYFDKFSLKGR, from the coding sequence ATGTCTTTGACAGAGGTGTCTGTAAATCGTCCTGTTACTGTGGCAATGTTCTTCATTGGGATTGCTGTCATTGGGGTTATAGCATTGTCTTATATAAGCGTTGATTATCTTCCATCGGTTCAGATCCCAGAGCTTCTTGTTCAGACGATTTATGTTGGTGCTTCGCCGGAGGAAGTTGAGAGACAGATAAGTGAACCCATTGAGTCAATACTTAACACGGTCAAAGGTGTAAAAAGGGTAATTTCAATCTCGCGAGAGGGTTTATCGCTTGTGCGATTGCAATTTTATTGGGGGACTGATATAGATTACGCTATGCTTGAGGTCAGGGAGAAACTTGACGCTATACGGGGTTCGCTTCCGGAAGATGCACAAAGACCGACGATAGTTAAAATTGATCCTTCTTCTGAATCCATAATGACGATTGCTTTGACTTATACATATGGAGTTATGGGAAAAGGGGACATAGCAAGCTTAAAGGAATTTGCCCAAGCGCTTGTTAAAAGGCGCCTTGAACAGATTGAGGGTGTTTCACAGGCGGTTGTGGCTGGTGGGTATGATAGAGAGGTGCATATCCTCGTTGATATTTCTAAAATGAGGTCGTTCAATCTCACACTTGAAGATATCTCAAATGCTTTGAAAAGTTCAAATTTGAGTTTGGTTGGGGGAACAATTAAGCAGGGCGTTTTCAGGTATCCTTTTAGAGTCGCTTCAGAATTCAGAGATTTGAAAGATATAGAAAATGTCATCATCAAAACTGGATGGGATAAGGGTGTTCGTTTGTCAGATATAGCTGGGGTTAGATTTGATTTTGTAGAAAGGCAAGGGCTTACGCGTTTAAATGGAAGTGAGGCGATTTTAATTTTTGTCAAGAAGGAAGCAGGGGCTAATTCAATAAATGTAAGCAGAAAGGTTAGGGATGTAGTTGATGAATTGGCGAGGGATTATCCCGATGTTAAAATTGAAATTATTTTTGATCAAGCGGAGTTTATAAGGAAGTCAATTTCGGATATTGAGCAGGCGATATTTTGGGGCGCTTTATTTGCTTTTTTATCCCTTTTCATTTTTCTTCGTGATTTCAGATATCCGCTGATCATCGGTATAGCAACACCGTTCTCAATTCTTGCCACTGTTGTGATGATGTATCTTTCTGGTATAAATTTCAATATAATTTCGCTGACTGGGCTTGCGCTTGGAATTGGTATGATCGGTGATAATGCGGTGATAATAGTTGAGAATTTCACGAGGTTGAGGGAGAGGGGTTTAAGCGTTAGAGAAGCAGTTTTAAAGGGAGCTAAGGAGATAAACCTTGCGGTTTCAGCTGCGACATTTACAAATGTTGCGATCTTCTTGCCCGTTGTCCTTGTAAAGGGTGTTGCACAGAAACTTTTTCTTGATATGGGATTGACGATGACATTTTCGCTTCTTTCGTCACTTCTCGTTGCAGTGATGCTTGTCCCAGGAATTTTATCAAGATTGAAAGAGGAAGACATAAACAAATCCGTTAAACTAACATTTTTTAAGAGATTTTACACCGGGTTGATGGATTCATACATTGCCTTTTTGAAGTGGTCGCTTAGAAATAGAAGTGTTATTATTTTAGCTACGGTTCTTTTGATATTGATTTCGCTTGGTGTTGCTCTTTTGATAAGGGCGGAACAAGCACCAGACATTGACCAAAGTAGGTTTACAGTTGAAGTGAACATGCCTTACGGCTCAACGCTTGAAGCGGTGTCAAGTGCTGTTGAAATGATTGAGAAACAATTGTTAAATATGAAAGAGGTTTCAGCTGTTGTGTCTGACATCGGGATATCATCGCAAGAGGATTATTTTAGCATTTTGTTTGCAAGTTTAAATAAAGCAAAAATTTATGTTAAGGTTAAGCCGGAGTTCAGCGTTGATTATGTGATGAAAAAGGTTCGTCAGGACATGATTGGAAGCGGATTGTTTAAAAAGTTTGAGGCGATCGGTGCTGAAGTTGTTTTCCAGAGAAGAACGACTACATTTGAGAGAATCCTTCAAAGCGCCGAAAGTGATATAGCGATTAAAATCGTGAGTAAGCAGGTCGGCGTGGCTTCTTTGGATTCAGCGATTTTAGTGGCGAGAAAGGTAGCCGAAAAAATTAAAAATATAGGTGGTGTTTCAGATGTTAGAATCATACCTGAGCCGGGAAATCCGCAGATAAAAATTTTGGTTGACAAAGATGAAATTGCAAAATATGGGTTTAACAATTCGCAGATACTATCTGAAATAGAAAGTTATCTCAAGGGGAAGGTCGCGACTTATTTTAATACATTTAGTGATAGGATACCGATACGGGTGATCGCAAACAAGTCGGATAATGAGGATGTTTTAATTTCCCTTTTGAATTACAGTTTGAAGATGGACAGAGGAAATTATGTTGCTTCAATTCCCGTCCGTTCAATTGTTAAGGTTGGAAGGGAGAGGGGCTTAAGCGAAATTTATCGTGAAAATGGAAACAGGGCTGTTGTCGTCCTTGCAAGTGCAAGCGGGAAAAACATTCTAAATTTGAGTGGTGAAATTGGGAAAATTTTAAACGATGTTGAAAAGTCGCATCCGAGTTTTTCTGTTAAGCTCGGTGGCAAGATAGAAGAAATTTACGAGTCATATCGTGGGCTTTTGATAATAATTTTGCTTTCAATTTTTCTGGTTTATATGATACTTGCATCGGAGTATGAATCAATCGTTTATCCGCTTGTCATTTTAATCACAAGTCCCCTTGCACTTGTTGGGGCTTTCATTACAATGTATCTTGCCGGTCAAAGTTATAATGTTATGTCAATTGTTGGGCTTGTTATAATGCTTGGTGCAATTGATAATGATGCGGTCATAGCAGTTGACCTTATGATATCAAATAGAAGAAGCGGGATGAATCTTGAAGATGCGATACTTGACGGTATGACAAAGAGGTTCAGACCGATAGTGATGACGACGCTGACAACTATACTTGGAATAATTCCTCTCGTCGTTGGGTTTGGAAAGGGACTTGAGCTCGCTGTTGCGATAAGTTATCCTGTGATTGGCGGATTGATCGCCTCAACGCTTTTCACTCTTTTTGTCATCCCAGTGGTTTACTCTTACTTTGATAAGTTTTCATTGAAAGGAAGATAA